TCAAATAAACCTCTACCTCCAATTCCAAACTCAAATTCAAAGACATTACCAAATTATAAACAGGCGGCCGGTGCAAAACTTTCACAGTCTATTGATGAGTATACAGAAATAGGAGGGGAGGTGAAAAGGCGTAGTAATATATATAATCCTTTGGATTCGGAGAAATTTGGGGAATCACGTGACAGTCACGGGATATACGAATCACTTAGAGCCAGTAAAATGATGGATATACAGAATAATCGGCCTCCTATTGGACTTCCAGATGGAGAATATTTTACTTTAGCTAAGGAAGATGACAATTCTACTCCAAAAGAGCCCATTTCACCCGGTGAATACATGGTACTCGCAAAGGAAGAAGAAGAAAGTAGTTCGGAAAATCAAAGGTTGTTAACATCAACTGAAATGTCAGAAAGTAGTTCGGAAAACCAAAGGTTGTTACAATCAGCTGAAATTGCAGAAAGTAAAAATGAACAATCGGAAATGACGCCTTACGCAGAATCGTCATCAAGATCTGTAATTGAAGACGAGGCTGACAGTGGAATTTGTGAGAGTGGTGGACCTAAAAATGACTATTACATTCTTGAAAAGGATTCCGACAAAAAAGATCAATCTGAAAATTCAGATTATATAGAGCCAGTAAAAGGTGATCGACATTCATATATGCAAGTACTGCCAGAACATGCAAAACTTTGTCGAAAAAAAGaacttgaaaattaaaattcGACGAAACATCAGTTTACTATAATATTTATATGAAAACATTATTATGACTTTTTAGTTTTACGTATATTGATCATTATTGCTTAATgcgatataaaataaaatttactcaaaattgattgtgtttttaaattatttttttaatttacacaaAATAATTCTATCGCAGTGAGATACGACACAATATTGTAATGCAGGTTATGCCTACTcttcaatgtattttatttttatatgttacaaATGGCATGGAAAACACTTATACTAGGAATAATGACTCTTCGTGTTATTTTTtgacatttcatattttaaaaaattaaaaaatgtataaggTCAAAATGAGGAAGATTTAATATAGGAAGGGTGAAATATGGACACAGGAGACAGCAAAATTAGGTGCAAAAGGGTCAAAATGAGGAAAATAAAATATTGGAAGGGTGAAATATGGACACAGGAGAAAGAAAAATATGGTCTATATATATAGGTAGTACACATTGTATCCCGGTATTACCTGTAAAATACGGGCATCACACATTTATGATAGAAAGATAATTGCGAAATAAGTATTTAGGCAGTAGTAATAACATTTCAACAAGAGTTGTATAGGCAGAGATACAGCTAGTGCTTTATTAAAATTGTTGTGCCAATATTTTTGGTTTGATACTcgattttgaatttatattctgCTTCTCTGCCAAACAAGTACCATTCAGACTGATCGGATCTATATCTTAAAGCTGTGTTTGTCTAAGAAGTGGGCGTTATCTTTTTGCTAACTTGaactttaacaattttaaaaacaattgagtTGAAAATATGTAAGAGTTGTACataaacatttatacatatgacGTGCTGAGCTTCAGTGATAATAAATGTATATTGCTAACGCAGGCTTGTTGTCTAATCCTTGTATCATacgggtatatatatatatataacatctccatgccgtatatatcatgtactgtagtacgacgctagattaaaactgacgtggaaaggtaacacccggccaccgaaagcttcattttttatgaagcccaggtggtcgggtggtctagcgggacggctacagtgcaggcgattttgtgtcacgatatcttagtagcataggttcgaatcccggcgagggaagaacaaaaaatttgcgaaagcaaatttacagatctaacatcgttgggttgatgtttagacgagttgtatatatataccagTCTAAACGTTTACAGACACCATACATGTGTCCGAAGCGCCTTTCTGATTTTACCTAaattaggaaaattcaaaacaaataattttagaaAAGTCAAGGACGCATAGGTACCGAAACACTTGAAGAGTTAATTGACCAAAGGAAACTAAGCATAACAAGTCAAATTCATCTTATTTAAACTCAACTTTGCCTCTATTTTTAGATGTTTTTCTTTCGAGCACGATGCATTTAAAATTAACcatattaggcagcaaccatttgattttctggggggggggctatggttttttttggaaaaaaaagtttgtttcaaggttttggtgaaaaaaataatttgttttggaccctgagtaaaaaaaattgtttgtttcaccctcagctgccactatatatgtaatgctaaaattgaaagaaaaaaattgtcttcggtttgtcgctaaaaaaatagattgttcttcgccgaaggcgaaaaaaaaaagtttgcacagaaaaaaaaaccatagcccccccagaaaatcaaatggttgctgccttaggagGAAACTCTACGACTAATCTGGCAGAAATCCTAACAAATTGCCAGAATGACAtacgacaaaaaaaatatacagcaaTACACAAAAATAATATACCGCATCTAAAATTACGTAATGTTGACCTGAATACGTCGATACTTTTAAATATAATGATGAGGAGAAGAGGAGACAACTATCTATCATTAAGCAAAGTACGAGGATGTAATCGTCTTCCGGTATAGTTGGGACAAAAACCTACAAATCTAATGGTCGATCATGCAAATCCCACAAATACAATCATGATTGGTAATGATGGATTGACCATTGCGGCCAATAGAATTGCCTTCTTTTTTGACAGGAAAAATGTTTGACATGTCAATCAGGTAATAAGAAACACATTGTGTGGGTAATTTCTATCAATGTCTGACTCATGTACGAACAAAGAAGACTTTCAAGTATTGTCAGAGTTTCCTCTACAATCTTATTGTAAAATACAGAAACATACA
This sequence is a window from Mytilus edulis chromosome 1, xbMytEdul2.2, whole genome shotgun sequence. Protein-coding genes within it:
- the LOC139485778 gene encoding uncharacterized protein, producing the protein MGRSGCFDQTREDCAFNHCLAKFRDANGNPSTIKRTTAIPFITTDPNPPPRNGLGESLGLLGGNLAVYVGAGTGGFVVLCIVIILVLCRSRNAEKHKRRVIEEDYRVVATTLTNVNDSDGTTYEELCIDNPHYNRHDVQLPYKKDRKRLPGVSNAVNYTFKRLVSDDSTSSANTSKTLNQASNKPLPPIPNSNSKTLPNYKQAAGAKLSQSIDEYTEIGGEVKRRSNIYNPLDSEKFGESRDSHGIYESLRASKMMDIQNNRPPIGLPDGEYFTLAKEDDNSTPKEPISPGEYMVLAKEEEESSSENQRLLTSTEMSESSSENQRLLQSAEIAESKNEQSEMTPYAESSSRSVIEDEADSGICESGGPKNDYYILEKDSDKKDQSENSDYIEPVKGDRHSYMQVLPEHAKLCRKKELEN